From a single Nocardioides panacis genomic region:
- a CDS encoding alpha/beta fold hydrolase: protein MPLVELDGIRTRYETIGEGPALLMFSPGGFDSSLENWTSFGRYRDLGFIEALSPHYTCVVFDRRESGQSGGRLERLSWERYVAQAVGLLDHLGIEQAHAMGGCVGCSTAALLAAAQPERVRSMVLFSPAGGVTYRAAQQRRFTQHLGFVAEHGLAAVVALARETGAGFSKDPRVGPWAAVLRTDDAFAATYAAADANRYATIVSGTARLLFDRDTVPGPEPEDLQVLDVPALIVPGEDLSHTRSAARYLQECLPDTDYWDVPVAEQTPAASQGRVLDFLARH, encoded by the coding sequence GTGCCCCTCGTCGAACTCGACGGCATCCGCACCCGCTACGAGACCATCGGCGAGGGCCCGGCCCTGCTGATGTTCAGCCCGGGCGGCTTCGACTCGAGCCTGGAGAACTGGACGTCGTTCGGTCGCTACCGCGACCTCGGCTTCATCGAGGCGCTCTCGCCGCACTACACCTGCGTCGTCTTCGACCGGCGTGAGTCCGGCCAGTCCGGCGGCCGCCTCGAGCGGCTCTCCTGGGAGCGGTACGTCGCCCAGGCGGTCGGCCTCTTGGACCACCTCGGCATCGAGCAGGCCCACGCCATGGGCGGGTGCGTCGGATGCTCGACGGCCGCGCTGCTCGCCGCCGCCCAGCCCGAGCGGGTGCGGTCGATGGTGCTCTTCTCGCCGGCCGGCGGGGTCACCTACCGCGCCGCCCAGCAGCGCCGCTTCACCCAGCACCTCGGCTTCGTCGCCGAGCACGGTCTGGCCGCGGTCGTCGCCCTGGCCCGGGAGACCGGGGCCGGCTTCAGCAAGGACCCCCGGGTCGGTCCCTGGGCGGCCGTGCTGCGCACCGACGACGCCTTCGCGGCGACGTACGCCGCGGCCGACGCGAACCGGTACGCCACGATCGTGAGCGGTACCGCTCGCCTCTTGTTCGACCGCGACACGGTCCCCGGCCCCGAGCCGGAGGACCTGCAGGTCCTCGACGTCCCGGCGCTCATCGTGCCGGGCGAGGACCTCTCGCACACGCGATCCGCCGCGCGCTACCTGCAGGAGTGCCTGCCGGACACCGACTACTGGGACGTTCCGGTCGCCGAGCAGACGCCTGCCGCTTCTCAGGGGCGGGTGCTCGACTTCCTCGCGCGGCACTGA
- a CDS encoding 2,3-bisphosphoglycerate-dependent phosphoglycerate mutase produces MLILVRHGESAWNAADRFAGWADVALTEVGREQARDVGRRLLDDGCVPTVAHTSVLTRAVSTADLILDACGAATVPTLRTPLLNERHYGALQGLPRTAAVERFGAAQVARWRRGISDRPPADAAGHGESLADVRARIRPYVETVLFRVLDAGDPVLLVSHGNTLRMLRQIVEGLTDAQASALELPTGGYVRYEDVSVLRRAC; encoded by the coding sequence ATGCTGATCCTCGTCCGCCACGGCGAGAGTGCCTGGAACGCTGCCGATCGGTTCGCAGGCTGGGCCGACGTGGCCCTGACCGAGGTGGGTCGCGAGCAGGCGCGCGACGTCGGCCGACGGCTGCTCGACGACGGTTGCGTGCCGACGGTCGCCCACACCTCGGTGCTGACGCGCGCGGTCAGCACCGCCGACCTCATCCTCGACGCGTGCGGCGCCGCTACTGTCCCGACGCTTCGGACGCCGCTGCTCAACGAGCGGCACTACGGCGCGCTCCAGGGCCTTCCGCGCACTGCGGCCGTGGAGCGCTTCGGCGCCGCCCAGGTCGCGCGCTGGCGACGCGGCATCTCTGACCGGCCCCCGGCGGACGCGGCCGGACACGGTGAGAGCCTGGCCGACGTACGCGCACGGATCAGACCGTACGTCGAGACGGTGCTGTTCCGCGTGCTCGACGCCGGCGACCCGGTGCTGCTGGTCTCGCACGGCAACACGCTGCGGATGCTCCGCCAGATCGTCGAGGGGCTGACTGACGCGCAGGCGAGCGCGCTCGAGCTGCCCACGGGCGGCTACGTCCGCTACGAGGACGTCAGCGTCCTGCGTCGAGCCTGCTGA
- a CDS encoding 3-methyl-2-oxobutanoate hydroxymethyltransferase gives MSASGVGKADKVTVGSLLAMKATGEKSVCFVAWDYQMAQLADRAGAEIVSVGDTVGVNLWGQPHPLEITMDEILVVAKAVRRGVSRALLSADFPFGPLQEGTASAVKAAIRLVKEAGVDLVKLDGAADHPEAVEAVTRAGIPVFPQFGITPQTSLRYGLEYSAASTAQVPDEMLEELVAEAKRLESAGAVALNFTNSGPVVGPAVVDAVDIPVLGGFGGGPWLDGRIRMVTAAIGYSAAGVDTEPDTYANVARVAYDALVECAADIRGARKLRGQK, from the coding sequence ATGAGCGCGAGCGGTGTCGGCAAGGCCGACAAGGTCACCGTCGGGTCCCTGCTGGCGATGAAGGCAACAGGGGAGAAGAGCGTCTGCTTCGTCGCCTGGGACTACCAGATGGCGCAGCTCGCGGACCGTGCCGGCGCCGAGATCGTCTCGGTCGGCGACACCGTCGGGGTCAACCTGTGGGGGCAGCCGCACCCGCTCGAGATCACGATGGACGAGATCCTGGTCGTCGCGAAGGCGGTACGCCGCGGAGTGTCCCGCGCGCTGCTCAGCGCGGACTTCCCCTTCGGCCCGTTGCAGGAGGGCACCGCGAGCGCGGTGAAGGCGGCGATCAGGCTGGTCAAGGAGGCCGGCGTCGACCTGGTGAAGCTGGACGGTGCCGCCGACCACCCCGAGGCGGTCGAGGCGGTCACCCGCGCCGGCATCCCGGTCTTCCCGCAGTTCGGCATCACGCCGCAGACCTCGCTGAGGTACGGCCTGGAGTACTCCGCCGCGAGCACCGCCCAAGTGCCGGACGAGATGCTCGAGGAGCTGGTCGCCGAGGCGAAGCGGCTGGAGTCGGCCGGCGCGGTCGCGCTCAACTTCACCAACTCCGGCCCGGTCGTCGGCCCCGCCGTCGTGGACGCGGTCGACATCCCGGTCCTCGGTGGCTTCGGCGGCGGACCGTGGCTGGACGGCCGGATCCGGATGGTGACGGCCGCGATCGGATACAGCGCCGCCGGGGTGGACACGGAGCCGGACACCTACGCCAACGTCGCTCGGGTGGCCTACGACGCGCTCGTCGAGTGCGCCGCCGACATCCGCGGGGCCCGGAAGCTCCGCGGCCAGAAGTAG
- a CDS encoding aromatic ring-hydroxylating dioxygenase subunit alpha yields the protein MLRTDINELLTQTGPGTPMGGLFRRYWQPVLLAEELPENDCPPVRVKVLSERLIAIRDSEGNYGLMDEFCAHRGVSLWFGRNEQGGLRCPYHGWKYDYTGQAIEVPSEPETSSFCANVKLKSYPLVKLGDVLFAYLGDPAEQPPLPEWEAYRVPEGQAFTSKRVQECNWLQALEGGIDSSHVSFLHSGNLDSDPLFKGSRGNAYNKADLKPSFEVVDYEGGLLIGARRNAEEGHYYWRVTPWVLPNFTMVPPRGDHPVHGHFWVPIDDENCWAWSFDYHPTRQLTETELEAMRAGKGVHSANDEAYRPLANKDNNYLMDREAQRRGETFSGIHGIALQDSSLQESMGPVVDRTKERLVATDAGIIKARQKLRKAALALQEGVEPVGNRPQDQKVRSVAIVLPADQSFVEGIGEAMIAKPGVPQTTV from the coding sequence ATGCTTCGCACCGACATCAACGAGCTGCTCACGCAGACCGGGCCAGGTACGCCGATGGGTGGGCTCTTCCGCCGGTACTGGCAGCCTGTTCTCCTGGCCGAAGAGCTCCCGGAGAACGACTGCCCGCCGGTGCGGGTCAAGGTTCTCTCCGAGCGGCTGATCGCCATCAGGGACTCCGAGGGCAACTACGGTCTGATGGACGAGTTCTGTGCTCACCGAGGTGTCTCGCTCTGGTTCGGCCGCAACGAGCAGGGCGGTCTGCGCTGCCCGTACCACGGTTGGAAGTACGACTACACCGGCCAGGCGATCGAGGTCCCGAGCGAGCCGGAGACCAGCAGCTTCTGCGCGAACGTCAAGCTCAAGTCGTATCCGCTGGTCAAGCTCGGCGACGTTCTCTTCGCCTACCTCGGTGACCCGGCGGAGCAGCCGCCGCTGCCCGAGTGGGAGGCCTACCGCGTCCCCGAGGGCCAGGCCTTCACCTCCAAGCGCGTCCAGGAGTGCAACTGGCTCCAGGCGCTCGAGGGTGGCATCGACTCCAGCCACGTCAGCTTCCTGCACTCGGGCAACCTCGACTCCGACCCGCTCTTCAAGGGCTCGAGGGGAAACGCCTACAACAAGGCCGACCTCAAGCCGTCCTTCGAGGTCGTCGACTACGAAGGTGGCCTGCTTATCGGCGCTCGCCGCAACGCCGAGGAAGGGCACTACTACTGGCGCGTGACGCCGTGGGTGCTGCCCAACTTCACCATGGTCCCGCCGCGGGGCGACCACCCCGTGCACGGTCACTTCTGGGTGCCGATCGATGACGAGAACTGCTGGGCCTGGAGCTTCGACTACCACCCGACCCGTCAGCTCACCGAGACCGAGCTCGAGGCGATGCGCGCCGGCAAGGGCGTGCACAGCGCCAACGACGAGGCCTACCGCCCGCTGGCCAACAAGGACAACAACTACCTGATGGATCGCGAGGCGCAGCGTCGCGGCGAGACCTTCTCCGGCATCCACGGCATCGCGCTCCAGGACTCCTCGCTCCAGGAGTCGATGGGTCCGGTCGTCGATCGCACCAAGGAGCGCCTCGTCGCCACCGACGCCGGAATCATCAAGGCCCGGCAGAAGCTGCGCAAGGCGGCCCTGGCCCTGCAGGAGGGCGTCGAGCCGGTCGGCAACCGCCCGCAGGACCAGAAGGTCCGCTCGGTGGCGATCGTGCTGCCGGCCGACCAGTCCTTCGTGGAGGGCATCGGCGAGGCGATGATCGCCAAGCCCGGCGTCCCGCAGACCACGGTCTGA
- a CDS encoding zinc-dependent alcohol dehydrogenase, producing the protein MSDKVRAAVRTAPGTTEMREFDRPAIDVESALLKIEVAGICGTDVKLYSNPPSNPATQGPVIMGHENVGVIEEAGERFKARHGLQEGDRVFVEHYVACFNCEWCRIGEYRHCEATDWRTNPDARRFGYTSADHPGTLWGGFSEYMFLPWNAVLHRIPDSVTPEQAGLVMPLSNGIEWALLTAGVGYNDTVLIQGPGQQGLAQLVAAKQAGAAQIIVSGTTRDKVRFDLARELGADDVVDVLTEDPREKIMDLTAGRGVDFVLDCTSRAGTAPVLLGIDVLKRREGTLLIQGELAAFPDFPVKKVTEKAITIKSARGHSFNACELAVAQLASGRFPLEKLATHRYGIDQVDYAIRVLAGETDEDAIHVSMMPELIGQPGGAVVR; encoded by the coding sequence ATGAGCGACAAGGTGCGCGCGGCGGTCAGGACCGCGCCCGGTACGACCGAGATGCGCGAGTTCGACAGGCCGGCGATCGATGTCGAGTCCGCGCTGCTCAAGATCGAGGTCGCGGGCATCTGTGGCACTGACGTGAAGCTCTACAGCAACCCGCCGAGCAACCCGGCCACCCAGGGCCCGGTGATCATGGGTCACGAGAACGTCGGCGTGATCGAGGAGGCGGGGGAGAGGTTCAAGGCCCGGCACGGCCTCCAGGAGGGCGATCGTGTGTTCGTCGAGCACTACGTCGCCTGCTTCAACTGCGAGTGGTGCCGGATCGGCGAGTACCGCCACTGCGAGGCCACCGACTGGCGCACCAACCCGGACGCCCGCCGCTTCGGCTACACCTCGGCCGACCATCCGGGCACCCTGTGGGGCGGCTTCTCGGAGTACATGTTCCTGCCCTGGAACGCCGTGCTGCACAGGATCCCGGACTCGGTCACGCCCGAGCAGGCCGGCCTCGTCATGCCGCTCTCCAACGGCATCGAGTGGGCGCTGCTCACCGCCGGCGTCGGCTACAACGACACGGTGCTGATCCAGGGCCCGGGCCAGCAGGGCCTCGCGCAGCTCGTCGCGGCCAAGCAGGCCGGCGCCGCCCAGATCATCGTCTCGGGGACCACCCGCGACAAGGTCCGCTTCGACCTGGCCCGTGAGCTCGGTGCCGACGACGTCGTCGACGTCCTCACCGAGGACCCGCGCGAGAAGATCATGGACCTCACCGCCGGCCGTGGCGTCGACTTCGTGCTCGACTGCACGTCGCGTGCGGGCACCGCTCCCGTGCTGCTCGGCATCGACGTGCTCAAGCGCCGCGAGGGCACGCTGCTGATCCAGGGCGAGCTCGCCGCGTTCCCCGACTTCCCGGTCAAGAAGGTCACCGAGAAGGCGATCACCATCAAGTCCGCCCGCGGCCACTCCTTCAACGCCTGCGAGCTCGCGGTCGCCCAGCTCGCGTCCGGCCGCTTCCCGCTGGAGAAGCTGGCCACGCACCGCTACGGCATCGACCAGGTCGACTACGCCATCCGGGTCCTCGCCGGCGAGACCGACGAGGACGCGATCCACGTCTCGATGATGCCCGAGCTGATCGGTCAGCCCGGCGGGGCGGTCGTCCGGTGA